From Candidatus Hydrogenedentota bacterium:
CGATGACGCGCACGACCGAGTCGTCGGTGCGAATGTGAATGCGGCGGTTGTGGAGCAAGAACCAGTCGGCGAGTTCGGCCAGGCGGTGGAACGCGTCCTCGTTGGTATGCGCGATGGGTTCGTCGGAAAGGTTCCCGCTGGTCATGACCAGTGCGCGGAACGGCCCTTCCATCAAGAGGTGATGCAGCGGCGTGTAGGGCAGCATGACGCCAAAGGATGGGCTGCGCGGAGCAACGCCTTCCGCCAAGGCATGCGCGGGCAGTTTGTCGAGCAGCACAATGGGCCGCTCGGCGGACTCAAGGAGCCGGCGTTCGGCGTCGCAAGCGAAGCGGCAGATGGCTTCGGCGGCGGCTGCATCACGCACCATGATCGCGAACGGTTTGAGGTCTCGATGTTTGCGGGCGCGTAACAGGGCGACCGCTTCCGTATTGGCCGCATCGCAAGCGAGATGAAACCCGCCCAGGCCCTTGATCGCAACGATCGCGCCCGCGGATAGACATCTGATTGCCTCCCCGATGGGGGCGCCGCACGGGACTTCACCGCCCGCGCGGTCCGCCAGCCAAACGCGCGGTCCGCAGACCGGGCAGCACGTGGGCTCGGCGTGAAACCTGCGGTTCGCGGGGTCCTCGTACTCGGCTCGGCACGCGGAGCACATTACGAAATCCGCCATGGTGGTCTTGGCGCGGTCGTAGGGCAAATCCTGGATGATGGTGTAGCGCGGGCCGCAGTTGGTGCAGTTGATGAACGGATAGCGATACCGGCGGTCTGAGGGGTCGGCCATTTCGCGCAGGCAGTCGCTGCATGTCGCCAGATCCGGCGGCACGAGGACGCTGCGCTCGCCGTACGCTGCGCTCTCGCGGATGCGGAAGCCAGATTCCCCAAGCGGTGCGGTTTCGCGGGTCTCGATGCGTTCGATACGGGCCAGTGGCGGCGGCGAAGATTCGAGTTCAGCCAGGAACACGCCGATGGCCTCGCGCGGGCCCTCGAGTTCGATGGTCACGCCGCGCGGCTCGTTGAGAACGAATCCCGCGAGCCCGGCGCGCGTGGCAAGGCCGTAGACGAAGGGACGGAACCCTACGCCTTGGACCGCGCCGGAGACGGTTATGTGAATGCGTGTGCTCATGGAAAGGCCGATTGTACGGGATTTGCCCTTGCCGCCGCGAATGGGGCCAATGAACGGAGGAGGGCGGGCCACAGATGTCACAGATGGGAAAACATGAACTTGGGAAACGAGGGTAAATCAGTTTCAGTTGACTAAGATGGTTTTGAGTCGCGCTGGATTGGTAAATGTATTTGGGATAACGAGGGGGCATTAAAAGACAAAAATAATAATAGTGCGATAAATCTCTTCTTGGTACCCTGTCTAGCCCAAAAATATTTTGATTTGCTATCCATTACCAAAATAAAATTTGACATCGGGGGCATTTGATGATATGATCCGAATCATGGACGCAACACACGAACATAAAAAACCCGGGTGCCCGTACTGCGGAACACCCATGCGTCCGGTGGTGATGACGTGCGACCGATGCGAGGTGGAGGTGCGGGGCCGGTTCCGCCAGACGCAGTTCTTACGGATGTCGGGCGAAGACCTTTCATTTCTGGAAAGCTACCTTCTGGCCGGGTTCAGCATCAAGGCGCTTGCAGAGAGGTCCGGCTTGGGTTATGTGGCCATCCGAAACCGCCTGGACCGCGTGATTGAGTCGTATCAGAAGCTGCACGACAATGAAGAAGCCAAGCGTGCGATTCTGGAGCGGCTCGAAAGGGGCGAAATCACGGCGAAGGCGGCGGCGGAAGCGATGGAGGGGCTGTGATAATGGAATCGGGAGATTTGTCGGCGCAGGAGAGGCTTGACCGGATGCTTCATGACGGGACAATCACCGAGGAGGACTATCTTCGGCTGTCGCGAGTGGTGGACGCTTCGGGCGGGACCAAGGAGATGCAGGCGGACGCGAAGGTCCGGAAACTGACCAAGAAATGGGACGGCGGCTTGGTTGGGGGGATCTGCGCTGGCTATGCGGATTACTTCGGCGTGGACGTGGCCGTGGTGCGAACGATCACCGTCCTGGCGGCAATCCTGTTGCTGGGCGTGCTGGCACTGCCGTTGTATCTTCTGGGTTGTTTGTTCGTGCCATGGGACGATGCGGAGAAGGCGCGCGCGTTTCGAGAAAGCGGCCGGCCCAAGGCGTTCATGGTCGCGGTTGCCTGTTTGTTCTTCGTTTTTCCGTGGGTGTATGCGACGTTTGCGCTGCCGTATCTCGAGGCTGTCTACGAGGATGTGGGCTTCGCGATCTGGTCGGCAAGCGGTCAGATGACTTGGGCGGGAAGGGCGCTGGATTGCGCGTCAGAGTACCGGGGATGGGTCTCGCGCGTTTTCTGGACGCCCGTGGACCATGCGGTCATCTCGCTTGTGGTTATTGCGCTGGCGGCCACGCTCGTTTTTGTGCTGGGGGCCCTCTATAACTGTATGTGCCGGGAATGTGTGCGCAAATGGTTCGCGCGGGGCGTGGTCTGGCTGGGGATAGGCTGGTGCCTGTTTCTGTTTGCGGGGACGATGTATCCGCTCATAGGTATGACTGCCCGGATGGGGTGAACGCGTTGGCTCAGCGGGTTCAGTTGCCGGATGGCGTCAACTGGCTGCGTTTCAGCGTGATGGTGTAGAGTTCGGCGCCGTCGTCCTGGATCAATCGGAACGTCACCTCGGGATCGGGCAGCCCGGCGTCGATGGTGAATTCGCCGAACGCGTATTTTTCGGCGAACCCGTAGAGCTGCGTTGTCCATTCGGGGTCGGTGACGGCGGGGCCCTTTCGACCACCGAGGCTGGCGGCTTCGAATTCATAGAACGAGAATCCTGACGGCCGGGGAATGCGGAACCCGCGCGCGCCGTGGCGGTCGCCGGAGATCAAGAGCACGCCGCCGATCCGGTTCTTCTCGATGAAGGAGAAGATGCGTTCGCGCCCCTCGGGGTCCCAGCGTCCCCAGGAATCCTTGCCATCGGAGACGTAATCGCTCCACATGGTGCCGCACGAGATGATGATGAACGGTCCCCTGCAATCAAGGAGCTGTTCTTCCACCCATTGCATCTGGTCTTCGCCCAGGAACGAGCCTTCCCTGTTCTCACGGAAGTACCGGCTGTCGAGCATGATGACGTCGCAAGGGCTGAACCGTGTGCGCAAAAAAACGCCGCCCCGCGCATCGCCAAATCCGTAGGAGGGGTTGTTCCATGCTTGCATGAAAACCCGGCGGACGCCCTGCCGGTCTTCCTCCGTGTACCCCTCGGGGATGCCGGCCTTGTCGTTGTCGAAATAGTCGTGGTCATCCCAGGCGGCATAGACGGGGACCGAGGCGGCGAGACCCTGCCACGCGGGTTGGAGGTCGCGCATGAGATAGTCGGCGCGGTGCAGGCCGAGATGGTTGTTTCTGTCCTGCACGGCGATGTCGCCGATCAATAGCATGGCCACGGGATTGCGGCTGCGGATACGCTCGGCTTGCGCCGCGTTGCCGATGCCCCACCGGTGAAAGCAGCTCCCAAAGGCGATTCGAACGGTCCCGGCCTCGGTAGGCGCGGGGGCGGTAACGAGCGCCGCGTGTTCGGGAATGGCGATTGGCGCGCCGTCGACCAGGACGCGGTAGGGATAGCGCGTGGCGGGCGTGAGATTCGTGATGGGCACAACGGCGGCCAGGTCCGATTCGGCCGAACTATGAACGGGTCCGAACGCGCGTTCCTGGCCGTCGATCGTTAGACGGACTTCGACGCTTGCCGGCTTGAGGGTGCGCAGCCAGACCCGCGCGCCGTCCGGCGTGACCGCTCCGAGCATGGGTCCTCCCAAACGGGTGACGCCGTTGTCGTTCAAGATGCGTTGAACGTCCGGGTTGTCTGAAATACCCGTAAACGTCGCGTGAGGGTCTGCGGCGAGGGTCATATAGGCGGCCGCGTAAAGGCGCTGGCTCGTTTCCGGCTGTTCTCCAAACAGATTGAGTATCGAAAGGTTGGATTCGAGGTCGCCTTCTGATGTGCCCACCAGGACTTGGGCTTCGGCGAAGTGGGCCACCATCGCGAATGCGGCCAGAGACAGGCACGTTGCCGTTCTCATCGGTTCTCCCTCAGATTAGGATTCACGCTTCCGTAGCCCCCATGATTGGTTCGGGGCCAGTCTACCGCAAGACCGCGGCCGCCGCAAAAGTTCGCAGACAGAGCAGACAGACAACAGGGAGGCGACCGTGGTCAACCGGAGCGTCATTGCCGTCCGTTGCGGGAATTGGGTAGGCTATAGGACGTTACGCGTGAGGACTCAATGATGTTTCTGGATGATTTGGCCCGGAAGATCCGGTCGCAGCGCGAGAAGCTCGGCCTGAAACAGCAGGACATCGCAAACGCGCTGAACGTGAGCCCACAGGCGGTTTCGAAGTGGGAACGGGGCGAGAATGCGCCGGATATCGCGGTGCTGGCGCCGCTGTCGCGCATCCTGGGCGTGTCAACGGACTGGCTGTTGTCGGTGCATGAACCGGGAACGGACGAGTTCGAGGCAACTGTGCTGGTATCGAGCGTGCGGGGCGCCTACAAAAAATCCTTGAGTATCGCGCCGCGGGATTTCGCACTGTGGGCGAATGGAATTTTCTATCAGCTGACGGAAATCACGCTGCGGCATGAGGGCGTGCCGCTCAAATATTTGGGCGACCAGTACTTGTGTTTCTTCTCGGGAACGCAGCACCGGGTCAGGGGCCTGATGGCGGCCCTCGAGGCAAAGCGACTGATTACGGAGGATGTGAAGATCAGCCTGAGCACCGGGCCGGTGTATCTCGGCTCGGTAGGTCATCCGGATTACGTCCGGCCGGACATCATGGGCGAGGCGGTCAACGTGGCCTTTCTGACAAACGAATGGGTCGACGCCCACGGAAAGACCGGAATCGCGGTCACGGCCTCCGTGTTAGAAGAGGCGGTGGGAAAGTACGCCGCCGGAAAGGCGCATACGGTGAGTTTCAAGGGTATCAATCGCAAAGTGCGCGTCTATGAGGTGAGGGAAGAGGGGTCAGGAAAGAGGGATTAGAGTCCTCGAATTCAGATGTAAAAACGAATGGGCATTGCACAAAAAATCGACTGGAAGAGAACACGCGAGCGCGTGTTGGCATAACAGCAGCCGGTAACGACGGCATGTTGACGGCCGTTCGCGCCGAAAGAGGAGTTGAAGACATATGGCAACTGTGACAGATGCTGCGGTGCGTCCGTACAAAATCGCGGATATCTCCCTGGCGGAGTGGGGCCGTAAAGAAATCGACATGGCCGAGAAGGAAATGCCGGGTCTGATGGCGATCCGGGAGAAACACGCGCCGCAACAGCCGCTGAGAGGATATCGCGTTTCGGGCTCGCTCCACATGACCATCCAGACGGCGGTTTTGATCGAGACGCTGCAGGCCCTGGGCGCCGACGTGCGCTGGGCGAGCTGCAACATTTTCTCGACCCAGGACCACGCCGCGGCGGCCATCGCTGAACGCGGCACGCCGGTGTTTGCGTGGAAAGCCGAGACCCTGGAGGAGTACTGGTGGTGCACGGAGCAGGCGCTCACGTGGCCGGACGGGAAGGGGCCGCACCTTGTCGTGGATGACGGCGGAGACGCCACCTTGCTGATTCACCGGGGCTACGACCTCGAGGAGACGTTCAAGAAGACCGGCAAGCTGCCCGCGATTTCCAGGCAGAACAAGGAAGTCACCATCGTCGACAAGCTCCTCCACAGGATTCACGGCGAGACGCCCAACAAGTGGCATGAGTATGTCGCGGACTGGCTCGGCGTCTCCGAGGAGACCACGACGGGCGTACACCGCCTGTACAAGATGATGAAGGAAGGCAAACTGCTCACCCGGGCCATGAACGTGAACGATTCGGTAACCAAATCGAAGTTCGACAACTTGTATGGTTGCCGCGAATCGCTCGCGGACGGAATCAAGCGCGCCACGGACATCATGGTGGCGGGCAAAATCGTCGTGGTCGCGGGCTATGGCGACGTGGGCAAGGGGTGCGCGCACGCCATGCGGGGCCTCGGCGCGCGGGTGCTGATCACCGAGATCGACCCGATCTGCGCGTTGCAGGCGTGCATGGAAGGATATCAGGTCACCACGATGGAAGAGGCCGCGCCCATCGGCGACATTTTCGTGACAACCACCGGGTGTTGCGACGTGGTGCGCGGCGAGCATTTCGACGTGATGAAAGACGAGGCCATCTGCTGCAACATCGGCCATTTCGACTCCGAAATCCAGATTGCCTATCTTGAGAATCGGAAGGACATCAAGGAAATCAACATCAAACCGCAGGTGGACAAGTTCGTCTACCCCGACGGCAGGTCGATCATCATGCTCGCGCGGGGACGCCTTGTGAACCTCGGCTGCGCGACCGGGCACCCATCGTTCGTGATGTCGAACTCGTTCTCGAACCAGACGCTGGCGATCGTGGCGTTTGCGACCGAGACGGCCAAGTACGAGAAAGGCAAAGTATATACGCTGCCGAAGACCCTCGATGAAGAGGTCGCGCGCCTGCATCTGGGCAAGCTGGGCGCGAAACTCGAGAAGCTCACCCCCGAGCAGGCCGAGTATCTGGGCGTGCCGGTCGAAGGACCGTACAAGCCCGACCATTACCGGTATTAGACCCCGCGCGGGAGCGGTCCTGGCGGCAGGGCTTCGAGACCTATTGGACGTATGCCTGGCATAGGGCCGGCGGGTCGCGTTCTCGCGTTGAGGCTTGCCCGGCGCGGCGGGTATCGCTATCGTGGTCACTTATGAAGATGCCCTTGATCGAGAAGCTCGGCCGCTCGATTGCCCGCCGGCGCTTGTGGTGGCCCATCCTGCTATTGGCCGTCGCGTTGCCGCTTCCGTCTTTGTCTGGCGGCACGGTCGCCGATGACAACTATTTCCGCATGCTTGCGCGAGGCGCGCCCGGTGCGCCCGAGCTTGCGCGGAGTCCCTTGGACGCTTTCAATTTCACCGGCACGGACAGCTGCGACAAAACTGCCCGAAAAGAGCGGGGATTGATCGCGTGGTGGACGCCGGAGGACATGCAGATCGCGTTTTGGCGTCCCCTGACCGCGCTCACCCATTGGTTCGACAACGCACTTCTGGGGGAGCACGCGTGGCTTATGCATCTGCACAATATCGCCTGGTATGGGGCCCTTGTGGCTGCGGTTGTGCTGCTGTACCGGCGCTTCGATATGCCGGCGTGGGTGGCGGCCCTG
This genomic window contains:
- a CDS encoding DUF2089 family protein: MDATHEHKKPGCPYCGTPMRPVVMTCDRCEVEVRGRFRQTQFLRMSGEDLSFLESYLLAGFSIKALAERSGLGYVAIRNRLDRVIESYQKLHDNEEAKRAILERLERGEITAKAAAEAMEGL
- a CDS encoding PspC domain-containing protein — encoded protein: MESGDLSAQERLDRMLHDGTITEEDYLRLSRVVDASGGTKEMQADAKVRKLTKKWDGGLVGGICAGYADYFGVDVAVVRTITVLAAILLLGVLALPLYLLGCLFVPWDDAEKARAFRESGRPKAFMVAVACLFFVFPWVYATFALPYLEAVYEDVGFAIWSASGQMTWAGRALDCASEYRGWVSRVFWTPVDHAVISLVVIALAATLVFVLGALYNCMCRECVRKWFARGVVWLGIGWCLFLFAGTMYPLIGMTARMG
- a CDS encoding alkaline phosphatase D family protein, coding for MRTATCLSLAAFAMVAHFAEAQVLVGTSEGDLESNLSILNLFGEQPETSQRLYAAAYMTLAADPHATFTGISDNPDVQRILNDNGVTRLGGPMLGAVTPDGARVWLRTLKPASVEVRLTIDGQERAFGPVHSSAESDLAAVVPITNLTPATRYPYRVLVDGAPIAIPEHAALVTAPAPTEAGTVRIAFGSCFHRWGIGNAAQAERIRSRNPVAMLLIGDIAVQDRNNHLGLHRADYLMRDLQPAWQGLAASVPVYAAWDDHDYFDNDKAGIPEGYTEEDRQGVRRVFMQAWNNPSYGFGDARGGVFLRTRFSPCDVIMLDSRYFRENREGSFLGEDQMQWVEEQLLDCRGPFIIISCGTMWSDYVSDGKDSWGRWDPEGRERIFSFIEKNRIGGVLLISGDRHGARGFRIPRPSGFSFYEFEAASLGGRKGPAVTDPEWTTQLYGFAEKYAFGEFTIDAGLPDPEVTFRLIQDDGAELYTITLKRSQLTPSGN
- a CDS encoding helix-turn-helix domain-containing protein produces the protein MMFLDDLARKIRSQREKLGLKQQDIANALNVSPQAVSKWERGENAPDIAVLAPLSRILGVSTDWLLSVHEPGTDEFEATVLVSSVRGAYKKSLSIAPRDFALWANGIFYQLTEITLRHEGVPLKYLGDQYLCFFSGTQHRVRGLMAALEAKRLITEDVKISLSTGPVYLGSVGHPDYVRPDIMGEAVNVAFLTNEWVDAHGKTGIAVTASVLEEAVGKYAAGKAHTVSFKGINRKVRVYEVREEGSGKRD
- the ahcY gene encoding adenosylhomocysteinase; amino-acid sequence: MATVTDAAVRPYKIADISLAEWGRKEIDMAEKEMPGLMAIREKHAPQQPLRGYRVSGSLHMTIQTAVLIETLQALGADVRWASCNIFSTQDHAAAAIAERGTPVFAWKAETLEEYWWCTEQALTWPDGKGPHLVVDDGGDATLLIHRGYDLEETFKKTGKLPAISRQNKEVTIVDKLLHRIHGETPNKWHEYVADWLGVSEETTTGVHRLYKMMKEGKLLTRAMNVNDSVTKSKFDNLYGCRESLADGIKRATDIMVAGKIVVVAGYGDVGKGCAHAMRGLGARVLITEIDPICALQACMEGYQVTTMEEAAPIGDIFVTTTGCCDVVRGEHFDVMKDEAICCNIGHFDSEIQIAYLENRKDIKEINIKPQVDKFVYPDGRSIIMLARGRLVNLGCATGHPSFVMSNSFSNQTLAIVAFATETAKYEKGKVYTLPKTLDEEVARLHLGKLGAKLEKLTPEQAEYLGVPVEGPYKPDHYRY